Genomic segment of Apium graveolens cultivar Ventura chromosome 7, ASM990537v1, whole genome shotgun sequence:
TCCTTCTAAACTTCTTGACAAAGAGAAGAAAAATCACATTTGTATTTCACTCAAGCAGTTCCAAAATCCGAGCTACTATGTTTCGTTGCAGTTTTGTAATAATTTGAGTTATACGGGTTGCAAACCGAAATAGAGAAATTTCTTAAACTAGACATGTTCAAGGATTGATAACGGGTGTAATGAGGGTTGAGAGAAGAAATATACAAGGggataaatataattaaatataaagAAAATGAGTTAGTTTAATTGGATCAATCTGAGAGAAACTGATCTGTCATGTAGAATGCCACGTCAGAGTGTGGTTAGTGTTTTTAACGAGGATAGACGTGAGTAATTAAATTGAAATGTTCTATTTATACAATTGTTTTACCGAAAACTTTTATGAATTGGTGACCCAATTGAAAATTTGTCAAAAATACAGTTACCAATTAGCTCATTAACTCAATTTCAATGTAAGACCAACAATAACTAGCCAATTGAACTTGCTCTGACTTGAGTTGCCTTCGCAAGTGGTCTCCTCACTTAATTGCCGAAACCCTAGAAACAAACAAACGAACTTCAGGTGGTTCTTACAAAACGACGCCGCTTCAATCTGTGTGTAACTAAAACAATATGAGTTAGTGTTTTGTTTCATCCTCTTTATTGTCTGAAAATATCTTACATTTCTGTCTTCAGGTGATTTCTTCATATTTATTTTGATTCGATTATTTGAAGTAAAGATATGGCTGCTTCTAAATGGTTTCGCGgtatgtatttatattttaatttcatTTAGCTATTTGTTGGTTTTTGCTATTGTGTTATGTAATTGAAATAGCTGTCCACATTAGCTAGCTGCTAAAAATGTTCGGTTGTTCCGATTATCGTGTTGTTATCTAATTTCTTCGAATTTAGTAAACTTCGAGCTCTTTGCTTGCTTTGATGAGCACGGTGTCTAGGTTTGATAATAGAGAGTGTAGTGGTAGTTtgattaacaaattgagtttaGAGGATAAATTAAATACAGAAAGTTGAAAGTCGAGATGAGTTCGTTTTTTATATGCTTTCTCTAGTGCCGCACAGGAACTATAAAGAAAGGGAGAGACACTTATGAGTTATGACCTCCTTCCTCGCTACACATTATTGTTCAAAGTGTTTAGCAATTTGTACTTGGGCATATCTTATTACAGTGCAATTTGTACTTGGGCATATCTTATTACAGTGCCGCGTACACCTCTGAAGTTGAGTAGACTTATGGCTTTTGTAACATTAGTTAAATCAAATTTATGATGAAAATCGGACAATGACTAGATGATATTCACATACTTTATAAAATCGGAAAcaatgtattttttttaaaagatcTTTTTTTTTGGGAAATGTACTAGCTctaatttgataaaataattttcagtATCTTTCATAGTTGAACTTGGGAAATTTAAGCTTCTTTAGTTTGAAAATGATTATCTACTCTCTCACTTCACCCTTAGTCATGGAATGATGTAGTAATACTATCACGATGCATGTTTTATTGTAACACTCTTAAGAAATCTAACCAGTGTAATGAACTGATTAAATAGATTCCTTTTGATTGGCGAAATGTTGATAGCTTGCAAGAAGTGTATTACATTACATTTGTTTCTTCAGATCACATTGCTTTTCTTTTCTACCTCTGTTCTATCCTCTAGTGTGTAGTAGATTAGTTGAGAATCTAAAAGGATGGCATTGTTATTAGTAACTACAGTCCATGTATTTTATTCAGGTAAAAGGCTCGAACTATAAACTACTTAACTATACCTTGACAAACTAATTTATCCAGTCTAGGAAAAGTGTTATTAGAAATCTACTCTACCAGGGCTTTATCTTGTTAAAGTTGTTCGTATGCTATTTCAGATTGGCCAAACCATTTGAGGAGTTTTTTAAAATACCCTTGCTTGGGGTAGTGACTTATGATGGTCTATTATTGTCATTTGTCCTTGTAGTGAAAAATAAAGAATCTCTTCAGCGGACCTGTTATGCCTTCCGTATTTTGATTATATTAGTGGCTAAAAAGTGTAAGTTTGTGTAGTACAGGAGCAGGTACTGGCACTGAAAAGAAATTACTCTGCATTGTGCATTTAACTATTTTTGACATGCCGACTCTTTGAAATGTGACTCGTCCTAAGGTGTTGAAATATTCTGACATAATTGTCTAATCCTTTATATCCTTCACTGTTTGATGTTCGTTAAAggagaaaaaaaaaatcagaatctTGTTGTTGTAGAAAATCCTCTCAACTGTATTGTAGGCTAAGTTGAGCTTGTTGTTCACAGTTTAGACAGTGAGTCGTTTTAATTTTGTGAAATTTTCCATGGACTATTCTCTTAAATTCAACTGCTAACTATTTCATTGTACATGATTGATAGCTGGCCGTTCATTCTTGGGAGGACTCAGCAGCAATTCACCTGGTTTACTAAGAATGTCACGGGAAATAGCCTTCTGTGATTTATTGTCGCAGGTGAGCTTGTTTCGTAAATGTGTTTCCTTTGCAGTACCTTATTTAGTGTATGATGAACAACCTCTGCTATTAAAGTTCAAGCACTGTTTTCGTGTGGCTGCTGCATTATAGTCGTTCTAAAAGATTTTTGTAGTAAATATAGCTATGATAGTTGGTATATGAATCTGTAAGTGATATTATTGACACTAAACAGAAGGATAGTCATGAAGTCAGACTACAATAGaacctcgataaattaataaGCCACGATAAAAcatttttctaaatattttttttattcttaACACAATAGATACATCGTATATCTATCATCGATACAtgaataaattttataaatctaTAAAAAATTTCCAATCCCGAGATTATTTATTTATACAGAGATCTAACTTTATATGTAGCCTCATGCACCCGTCTTAGTTTGGAATTAAGAAAACATGAGGACAAATATGTTTGTGGAATTTCCATATAACCCAACTCAGAGCTCTTATCAAAAGTTTGATTTGAGTTTACAAGCTACGAAGGGAACAGTAACGATGAAGTGGTCTGGTTTGGTTCCCTTTACATTGCTGCCGTTGGCTTTGGCCTGAGTACCTCATAGTTGCTAGTCAGTTTTAGCCTTTTGACCTCATTATTAAGTAATTGACTTCTGCTGTGACAATTGGTATGCATAGGTTTGATAAGTTGAGAAATTACCTCTAAAAATGAGTTTAAGATTTAAAAATGTGCACATTCAGATGTCGGTAAATGCTGAGAGttatatttagcaaaaaaaaaatgCTGAGAGTTATACTTTGTGCATTGTAGAATACATTATCTTAGGGTATAGCATCTTGCCGAGGTTTTGATTTTTGCATAAGAAATTTGCATTGGAACCCATGGTCAAACTAGTCCTCTCCCCCTTCGGAGTTGAATTATTGTAGGTCTTGTTATTAGATTACAAGACATATGTTATGGTCTTGACTAATTTTCTGTTTATCTTTTACGTTTTCCAGTGTTTAAGTATGCTTCTGATTGTGTAAAAAGATAATTTATATTTGAATTCACCGTTATCCTATTTACTTTATCATTGAACAGCAAACAAGGACATTTATACAGATGGGGACCAATCTCAAAGTTGCAGATAATTCCGGCGCAAAGCGAGTAAAGTGTATACAAGCATTGAAGGGTAAGAAAGGGGCGAGATTGGGCGATACAATAGTTGCGTCTGTGAAGGAAGCTGCACCAGGTGGCACAGTGAAAAAGGGAGCTGTGGTTTATGCTGTTGTAGTTCGTGCTGCAATGCCAAGAGGACGTTGTGATGGGAGTGAGGTCAAATTTGATGACAATGCTTGTGTACTAGTCAACAAGCAAGGTGAGCCGATTGGGAAGAGGGTTCATGGGCCTGTACCACATGAGCTGAGGAAGAAAAAGCATATCAAGATTTTGAGTCTCGCAGAGCATATTGCATGAGGTTGGGATCCTTTCCAAACTTTAATATTTTGTTGGATATGATAATCTACAATTTCTCTATTGCAATTTAGCTTTACTATTGAAGTGACACAATTATCTGTACTAGTTTGTCTAGATGAAAGGACAAACATGTTTGTGTTGTTTTATGTCATACACTGTGGGACACTTTTTTTGGTGAAGAACCATACAGTGTGAGGCTCACAGGTCTTCCTGTGGTTAGCAGGCTTGCATAATTAGCAGTATTGCAAATTAAATACTCAGATTTAGTTATTTATTGTTTAAATCTATCAAGCAACTTTTTTTTTTGTTGGCAGGAAAAAATAAGCAAACAGTTGGTAGTATATTGCATACAAACTCACAGTTACATTAATATCTTACAAATAGTCTATCTAGCAACTAGCAAGTGCAATATATGATATCTACAGAAAAAAGTTCTACCCCGGTACTTAATGTTATATCATAATAGCTGAGTGAAGACATTTGCGAATTAACTAAAAGTTGACGTTCCAGGCCAGGGTCTTAGGTAAAATGTTAAAAATACCTTTTTTCACACAGTTAATCGTCTTCTTGTGTGAAAGTAGGCTTACCCAAAGATAAAGAGTGTTGAGTAATAATTTTTGGTGGTTAATTCTCAACCATCCTTGATACATTAACTGTTAATGGGATTTGGCCTTGAGGTCAGTGTTTGCTTAGCTTTTTATATAAGAAAGCAATATTGTGCTAACAACCATTACATTGCATAGCATCAAAGTGTGCGACTGTGCATGCATGCACTTTATTCTTAGAGAAAAGGATCCACCGGGAATGAATGGGAAGAcaggagtattatttttagtaGCCGAAAATGAGTTTGTTCCTGATAATATCCATGAATGACAGAAATTTTGATCTAAACAAGGTTAGGTATTTTAATTGTAGTATTACAGTTAAATTAACAGATAGGTTTATATTTAATTATCCATACTAGAAGCTGTTTTATAACACATTTGAGGAAACGCTAACAAATATTTACACATCGAAAAGATGCAGCAGAGGATCCGTCTACTTTTACCTTATGGCCACCCTCCCTCTCCACACTCTAGCAATGTGATTGGCCATGTAAACAAAAAACCCATAAATTACCCCGAAACAAGATTGCAATGGCTTCCTAATGCGTGTCCTGCAGCACGATCGAAACATTTCTCCCTCATCTTTAATCTTATCTAGGAAATGTGCAAAGAAATCCTGATCACGTGATGAAATGATCGCAGATTGCACGTAAACTGAGGCTGCATGCTTCATCAGCTCATTTCTTATTgatatggtggaagaatcaaaaCAGTTAGATTCTATAGATTGTGTGTTTTGAGGCGGCGAATGCATAACGTCTCTCAGGCTTGTGTAGCCTTCAGAATCTACATCTGAATCATTATCTCTGTTTATTGAAGAATCGGTGCGCCGGAGTTTAAATGAGTCGCTCCTCAGATTGAATGATCGTAATATCTTCAGTTTTTCATTATCCGGATCCATATTGTCAGGCCATATACAGGATATTGTTATGAAATTAAAGCCACTCTAGGGCTGTTGCATGCATCAATTGTGATTTGTTACGGTTGGCTTTTATTTTGATGCGAAGGTTGTATAGGGTTGAAACTAACAGCTGTGCCGTTTTGTTAGTTTCGGCCTTTGTTAGTGGATAAATCAACGACTGTATGTCCGTTTATGTAGGAATTTGGCTAGAAAGTAGCTGGACTGTTCAAACTAATTGTCTACAACTTAGATCACTTTGATGAATTTATCAAGTTCacatttataatttaatttagaATTATTTGTTTTTCTTAAGATCCTATATAAACTGCTACAAACTTGTATATATTTGTAGATGTAACTAAGATAATCAACAATTACGAAGGAAATGAGATATCCATTCGAGAGGAAAGATTTAGAGATTTACAAAATAATCTAACTAACTCTCCAGGAGCTAACAAAACTGAATATATACACAAGAAACGATTATGATAAATAGTACTACTTATCAAAGTCTACTCGTAAAGCCTATTTATCAAAATGTGATAAGATATGAGCAATATTCCCCCCTCAGGTTGAATGTGGTTGTCGAACATTCAAGCTGGAAAGAATCGACCAATGAGCTTGACGATCAAGGCCTTTAGTAAAGATGTGAGAAGAGCTTGGAGTGTAGACAGGAGAGATGAGGTGTGACGGGATCTGCGGCAATGTCAAGAGCACCTTGATTGTCTGTGTGAATGACAATGGGCAATTGTTGAGAAATATTAAGTTCTGACAGAAGCATGGTAACCCAAGACAATTCACATGCTGTATTTGCAATAGCACGGAGCTCAGCTTCAGCCGTGGAGCGAGAAATAACCTTTTGTTTGCTAGAGTGCCAGGTAATAAGGGAAGAACCAAGCAGTAAGCACAACCCAGTTATACTTCTGAACATGCCTGTAGAATCCAGACAAGAGCCCCAGTCGCTGTCACAGAAAGCAGACAAAGTAAGACCAGAATTAACGgaataaatgataccctgaaaAGGTGTAGCTTTTAAGTAACGGAGAACCCGTTGGACAGCTTGCATATGTGGAACACGAGGCTTCTGTAAGAATTGGCTTAAGTGGTGGACAACAAAAGCAATGTCTAGTCTCGTGACCGTGAGATAGAGAAGTTTCCCAACAAATTTTCTGTAAGGAGTGGGATCATCTAACAATTCACCATCATGAGGAGAAAGCTTGACAGGGGTGTCAATAGGAAGGGAAAGAGGTTTGCAATCCTCAAGGCCTGCTTCGACTAGCATATCATACACAAATTtgtgttgatgaatatacaacCCCTCAGTAGTGCGATGTAATTCCAAGCCCAGATAATACTTTGCAAAGCCTAGGTCCTTAATAGTAAAGGAGGAGTGCAAAACATTTTTGACATGTGTAATAAACTCAGAATCTGTCCCAGTTAATAaaatgtcatcgacataaacgaGAGTAACAACAAACAAATTACCACTTGTATAAGTGAAAAGTGAATAGTCGGCAACAGTTTGCACAAAACCAAGACCCAATAAAATTGAAGCTAATTTTTCGAACCAAACACGAGAGGCCTGTTTGAGCCCGTAAATGGACTTATTCAATTGACAGACTGCATTAGTACCATGTAAAGGGTGCCCCTTTGGAAGTTCCATGTAAAATTCCTCCATTAAATCTCCGTGGAGGAAGGCATTATTAATATCCAATTGGTGAAGATCCCAGCCTTTAACAGTGGCCAAAGCCAAAAGTGTACGAACCGTGGCCTTCTTAGCAACGGGAGCAAATGTGTTGTGATAATCCTGCCCCTCAATTTGAGTAAAACCCTTGGCTACGAAGCGAGCTTTGAACTTGTCTAAAGACCCATCAGCCAAGTATTTAAccttgtatacccacttgcacccaattaCTCTTTTTCCTTGTGGAAGAGAATCAACAATAGTCCAAGTATCATTTGTTTCTAAAGCCAACAGTTCCTTTTACATAGCTTCGATCAACTTGGGTTCAGTTTTGGCTTGATTAAAAGTGTGTGGTTCTGGTACATCAGTAGAATGACTAACAGCACAGGCAAAAACTTCAATTGGAGGTGAATAGTGTGAATAACTATATTTATGTGGATTAATAGGACAATCTAAAAGGATGGCATTAGCTTTAGACACAGTAGAAGGAATGGCTGGAACTACATAGTCTTTCATTCAACTAGGTTGAATTTTATGTCGTAAAGAAATACGTTGTGGTGGAAGTGAATCAGTGGTGATATGAGGTGGAGAAGAAGTGTCTAATGCTGACAAAAGAGGTGAGGTAGATGAAGTAGACAATTCAGGTGTGGATgtgtgattaattaattcagatgATGATGGAGAATCTGATGTGGGATTAGCAAAAACAAAAGTATCCAGTGGTGTGTCATGTGAATCATCACAGTAAGAGGTGGTGGGTATGGAAAATGGCAGAGAATCAGAACATGACAAGTTAGTGAAATAAGGAAAAACATCCTCAGTGAAGACAACATGACGAGAAATGTGAATTTGTTGAGTAATAGGATCCAACAACTTGTAACCCTTTTGAGAAATAGAATAACCTATAAAGACAGTTTGCAATGCTCGAGGAGCAAGCTTGCCAGATTCATGAATTGACATATGAGCTAAGCAACCGAAAACACGAAGATTATTGTAACATGGTGGTTTGCCAAAAAGCTTCTCATATGGGgaaataaaacccaaaatagaaCTGGGAATTACGATTAATAAGATAGGTCGAAGTAAGTAGACACTCTCCCCAAAAAGAAAGAGGGAGATGAGACTGAAAAAGGAGAGCACGGGACATCTCAAGTAAATTTCTATGTCTACGTTCTACACGTCCGTTCTGTTGCGGTGTGTGGACAGGTGGTCTGGTGCATAGTACCATTAGATGACAAGAAAACTCTCAAAGCATTGTTAAGAAACTCCCCCCCATTATCAGTACGAATGCATTTAATTGTTGTGGAAAATTGTGTTTTAACATAAGCAAAAAAATCAAATAGGGATTGAGAGACATGTTGCTTAGTGGGCAAAAGAATAGTCCAGATAGCACGAGAACAATCATCAACAATAGTTAAGAAATAACGACAACCATTATAAGTGGGTGTCCTATACGGGCCCCAAACGTCACAATGTATTAGTTCAAAAAGACTAGAAGTATTTGATAAACTTGAAGAAAATGGAAGCTTACATTGTTTTGCTAATGGACAAGTAGTGCAGGGCTCAACAGATTTATTACTTGAACAATGGGAATCAATTACATGAGTTTTGAACAAAATATTAGCAGGGACATGACCCAAACATTTGTGCCAAAGAGAATACGACGAAGTAGTAGAAGTAGTGAGGACTGAAACACTGAAACAATATTGGTATTGTAGAGTTGGTAGAGACCTCCACTGAGATTACCAAGAACCAATGCCTTCATCCGGTATTGGTCCTGCAAATAACACGTGCTGGACGTAAAATGAATGGTGGAAGCCAATTGAGAGGACAATTTATGGACTGATAACAGATTAAAGTTGAAAGAAGGGACTAATAAAACCTCATGGATAAGAACAGAAACGGGGTGAAGGAAAACAGAACCAATATGAGTAACAAGAGCACTCTCCCCATTAGGAAATTTAACAGTTAGTGGTGTGACTAAGAGAGTAACATCTTGCATAAAATCAATGTTGCAACACATGTGGTTCGTGGCCCCGGTGTCTAAAACCCATATGTTATGTGAACATTATGTAAAAGATAATAAGGAATAAACAGTAACTGCCAAGTGTGTAGCAAAGCTGAAAGAATTTGGTGATGGAGTGGAGGTGGAGTGTTGAGACTTTTCATAACGGAATTCAACCGAGTTTGAAGTTCTTCTATTCTGGTAGTAAGAGAAGCTGAGTGAGAGATAGGAACTGCATCTGCACTAGGTTGTGACTGAGAAACCTGAAGAGCAGCAGGCTTTGAAGGATTTTGCTGAAATCTGGAATACTGAGGTCTGCGTTTTCCTTTGTTATTAGGGTGAGCAGGATGGTCAAGAGGATAGCCTATGAGTTTGTAGCATTTTTCTTTAGTGTGACCCTTCATATGGCAATGAGAACATTCTTGAACATGAGCATGAGATCTGTCACTGAACTTGCTAGGAATATAAGGAGAGGGGCTGTGACTTGATAAAACAGAGGGCATATTAACCATCATAGCAATGGGTGAAGAAGTAGACCCATGGTTTTGTCTATGTTTTCCCTCTTGTTTAATAAGCATGAAAGCTTGATTAACACTAGGCCATGGAGACATCATGAGAAGTTGGCCTCGAACAGAAATATAGCTTGAATGAAGTCCCATTAAAAACTGTATGAGACGAGTTTTTTCCATCTGTGATTCCCACTCTTTATTGGTCGTACAGGTGCACTGAATGGCTGGTGATAAGGCTCGAAGCTCATCCCAGAAACCTTTAAGCTTGTGGAAATAAAATTCCACAGAATCATTCCCTTGTTCATGTTTAAACAAAGCACGTTGAGTTTCGTAGAATTTATGACCACTAACTGCTGAAAATCTTTCACTCAACTCATTCCAAACTACTGCAGCATTGTCCATATAATTCATACTGTTACTAATGTCATCATTGATAGTATTCAAGATCCAGGTAATGACCATGTCGTTGACTCGACGCCAATGAGCATAAAGAGGGGAAGAAACATCAGGAGCCACAAACTCACCAGTAAcaattaccaacttatttttggcAGATAAAGCAATATGCATAGACCTTTTCCAGGATGCATAATTCTCAGATCCGGTGAGTTTCTTAGAGatcaaaaccattccaagttGATCGTTATTATGCAAAAACAGAGGATGTGCATTATTATCAATAGAAGTGGAAGAATGAGTGTTGGCGTTTGTGTTTGAACGAGATGTGTTTGCGTTTCTGTTTGAAGGAGGTGTGGTTGTATTCATTGTGTCAGATTGTAAAACAACTTGAGCATAAGTGCGATTAGGAGGTGAAGACGTAAATGACATTCAACGAACATGAAAACAACGCGATCTCAAACAACAAGATGAAGATGTAGATGAATATGATCAATATCGATCAGTATCAATTAGAAACAATTGCAAGACTCAAACAGAAACGATTACGAAACTGATGCAATTGAGATATAACTCAATTAAGCATAAAAGCAACATCGCTATATCAACAACGATTCATCAAAAATCAACTAAACGTGAACATCTACCAAAAACAAGAAAATTGATATGAAGTAGGAATATGATCAAACAGTTTGTAGGCGAAATGAAAAACTCACAAAGCACCAATCGATATGTCCAAGAGATGAAGACGACGCAGAGATTGTCGAGATGATTGCGGAAGataaaagctctgataccatcttAAGATCCTCTATAAACTGCTACAAACTTGTATATATGTGTAGATGTAACTAAGATAATCAACAATCATGGAGGAAATGAGATATCCATTCAAGAGGAAAGGTTTAGATATTTACAAAATGATCTAACTAACTTTCCAGGAGCTAACAAAACAGAATATATACACAAGAAACGGTTATGATAAACAGTACTACTTATCAAAGCCAACTCGTAAAGCCTATTTATAAAAATGTGATAAGATAAAAGCAATAGTTTTCTCTGAAATTGAATATTGTCCTGCCAATAAGTATTCTTTCATTTTACATAACCCCGTTACCATACTCGATTAGAAATGTCTAATATCAATATAGGTGGACTCGACAATATTTGAAAACCATACATGTTTGTTTAAAATAGGTGTTTAATTACGAGTGTTATGTCCGAATATCGCGTAAATGCACACGATTTGTGTACTCGATACAAATGAAGAAGAAGAGTAACATACTTTAATTTGACTTATTGTTTTCCCATATATGGGTCAATATGCGACCTACTACAtagaataattttttaattattttttaaacgAGTCCAGTTTTCTGATGGAATTTAGAAGGGATACCCAGCTTGTTCCAATCCTTTTGAATTTGCCCAAATccgatttttttttaatttggaTCCGATCCGGGTCTTATTTTTAGACTCTGAAAGATTGTGGTACTGGATTTGGATCTCAGGTAAACCGAAACAAAACCCGAAATCCGTTCCAAACCCGAAAAATCCAATAACATATTCATatcttaaataattttataataataatatatgatttatatacatcaaataattaaatttaatgtTTATAACCGATAATTTGGATAATTAttgataattaaatttattatatgGACGTTAATTTTGAATTATATAAATAGATAGAGTATTATTTTTTAAGTTAAATAAACGAACGCGCATAATTGAGTCGAACCTTTAACCTGCATTTAGGAAAGTAAGATCTCAACCATTGCATTAACCCTTTATTGACAATATATAAAATATTACTTTTATATTTTTACCGGTAAATGAAAATGTGTTATGTAACATATTtgtataataatatttatttttaatttattactTTTAAAGTATTCGTATTAAATCCGAATGCGAGTCGAAACCCGAAAAAATCCGAAGGATCAGATTTGGATCTTTATTTTCACTATTTGAATCCGaacttgaatcaaaacataaCGAATCGGATTCGGATCTTACGAAATCCGATCCGTTGCCCTCCTTAAATTTAGTAGTTATACCGGTGTTAAGTATGTTTGTATTTCGAATAATTCTGGACCAGCGGAATGTTTTTAGTTTTGCCTCAATTAAGTAGAATTAATTTTGTAGTTGGAACTTCAACTGTTGTTTCTTTTTGAATAAGAAA
This window contains:
- the LOC141672920 gene encoding large ribosomal subunit protein uL14mz-like, which translates into the protein MAASKWFRAGRSFLGGLSSNSPGLLRMSREIAFCDLLSQQTRTFIQMGTNLKVADNSGAKRVKCIQALKGKKGARLGDTIVASVKEAAPGGTVKKGAVVYAVVVRAAMPRGRCDGSEVKFDDNACVLVNKQGEPIGKRVHGPVPHELRKKKHIKILSLAEHIA